One Clostridium estertheticum DNA segment encodes these proteins:
- a CDS encoding ABC transporter permease — translation MRNIINLVRNENMKLSHSISTWIMIGILVVITIAAGLLIRFTGNQAPKSDWKADIRIQDQSAKQSLAQPGISKMEKEGISKQLQTNEYRLKNDIQPVQDRSLWGFVEGAIGLISLIALFSIVMGGKIVANEFSEGTIKLLLIRPSKRWKILLSKYIAVIGYTLLMLLVLLVVSILVGGTLFSFKGAGTPFLTNSSGIITEVNMIAHIVQLYGLQCINLVMMVTLAFMISTVFRNSAMAIGIGVFLLTVGSTITMLLLRFNWSKYILFANTNLNQYIDGQPLVKGMTMKFSIIVLIVYFIIFNVISYIGFTKRDIVA, via the coding sequence TTGCGTAATATAATAAATTTAGTTCGTAACGAAAACATGAAGCTTTCTCATAGTATTAGTACATGGATAATGATTGGTATACTAGTTGTTATTACAATAGCAGCTGGGCTACTAATTAGATTTACAGGCAACCAGGCACCTAAGAGTGATTGGAAAGCAGATATAAGAATTCAGGATCAGTCTGCCAAACAATCATTAGCTCAGCCAGGAATATCCAAAATGGAAAAAGAGGGAATCTCAAAACAATTACAAACTAATGAATATCGGCTTAAAAATGACATACAACCAGTGCAAGATAGATCCTTGTGGGGATTTGTAGAAGGAGCAATTGGCCTAATATCTTTAATCGCTCTTTTTTCCATTGTAATGGGTGGTAAAATAGTAGCAAATGAGTTTTCAGAAGGGACAATTAAACTATTACTAATTAGACCTTCAAAGCGATGGAAAATTTTGTTATCAAAATATATTGCTGTTATAGGATATACTCTTTTAATGCTTTTAGTACTTTTAGTAGTGTCCATTCTTGTTGGTGGAACTTTGTTTAGCTTTAAAGGAGCAGGAACACCTTTCCTTACAAATTCCAGTGGAATAATAACCGAGGTTAATATGATAGCACATATTGTGCAGCTTTACGGACTTCAGTGTATAAACTTAGTTATGATGGTTACTTTAGCCTTTATGATTTCTACAGTTTTCCGTAATAGTGCAATGGCTATAGGAATTGGAGTTTTTCTTTTAACTGTAGGAAGTACTATAACAATGCTACTTCTTAGATTTAATTGGTCAAAATATATTTTATTTGCAAATACCAATTTGAATCAATATATTGATGGCCAGCCATTAGTTAAAGGAATGACAATGAAATTTTCAATTATTGTACTAATAGTTTATTTTATAATTTTTAATGTTATTTCATATATAGGGTTTACTAAAAGAGATATAGTAGCATAA
- a CDS encoding ABC transporter ATP-binding protein encodes MEMKTIVQIKNVTKKIGKKVIIDDLTFDVRSGEVFGFLGPNGAGKTTTIKMLLGLMSITKGEMFIDGFNVEKDFEKAIAKVGGIVENPDLYKYLTGYQNLLHFWRMYPDIKRERIDEVIKIVGLEKRIHDKIKKYSLGMRQRLGIAQALLNSPKLLVLDEPTNGLDPAGIHELRNHLRALAKEENIAVIVSSHLLSEMELMCDRVGIIQNGKLVRIQDMKEMLGEEVDSVIALTVTPLDKAKAYLESLNSKYKPEINGMEIEIIENVENIPQLVENLVGQGIKIYGVRKEQQSLEKKFLEMTGGNEIA; translated from the coding sequence ATGGAAATGAAAACTATAGTACAAATCAAGAATGTTACAAAAAAAATCGGAAAAAAAGTAATAATAGACGACCTTACTTTTGATGTACGTTCAGGTGAGGTGTTTGGATTCCTTGGACCAAATGGAGCGGGTAAAACTACTACTATTAAAATGCTTTTAGGACTTATGTCTATTACAAAAGGTGAAATGTTTATTGATGGATTTAATGTTGAGAAGGATTTTGAAAAAGCCATTGCTAAAGTAGGTGGAATCGTTGAAAATCCAGATTTGTATAAATATCTAACCGGCTATCAAAATCTCCTTCATTTTTGGAGAATGTACCCAGATATAAAGAGGGAACGAATTGATGAGGTTATAAAAATTGTGGGTCTTGAAAAAAGAATACATGACAAAATAAAGAAATATTCACTAGGTATGCGCCAAAGACTAGGGATTGCACAGGCACTCCTTAACTCCCCGAAACTTTTGGTACTAGATGAACCTACTAATGGACTAGATCCTGCTGGTATTCACGAATTGCGTAATCATTTGAGGGCACTTGCAAAAGAAGAAAATATTGCAGTAATAGTATCAAGTCATTTGCTTTCAGAAATGGAGCTTATGTGCGATAGGGTAGGAATCATACAAAATGGAAAACTGGTAAGAATTCAGGATATGAAAGAAATGCTTGGGGAAGAGGTTGATTCAGTAATAGCACTCACTGTTACACCTCTTGACAAGGCAAAAGCATATTTAGAAAGTCTTAATAGCAAATATAAACCAGAAATAAATGGTATGGAAATCGAAATTATAGAAAATGTAGAAAATATTCCACAATTAGTTGAAAACCTTGTGGGTCAGGGAATTAAAATTTATGGCGTTCGTAAAGAGCAACAGAGCTTAGAGAAAAAATTCTTAGAAATGACAGGGGGTAACGAAATTGCGTAA
- a CDS encoding ABC transporter ATP-binding protein: MNNILKSENICKSYLNKKALRGVNLEIMPGKILGLLGPNGSGKTTFLKIAAGILHASSGQILIDGEKPGVYTKSIVSYLPDNEYLLKWMKVKDAVMYFKDFYSDFDEKKAKELLLFMNLDENSPVKNLSKGMKEKLKLTLVLSRTAKLYILDEPLGGVDPTAREKILNAIINNFSENSSMIITTHLVNDIERIFDDVAFISDGEIILQGNAEELRMKRAKSIDELYREVFQ; this comes from the coding sequence ATGAATAATATATTAAAATCGGAAAATATATGCAAGTCATATTTAAATAAAAAAGCCTTACGAGGAGTAAACCTAGAAATAATGCCAGGAAAAATCCTAGGACTGCTTGGTCCTAATGGTAGCGGTAAAACTACCTTCTTAAAAATAGCAGCTGGCATACTGCATGCATCCAGTGGACAAATTCTTATAGATGGTGAAAAACCCGGTGTCTATACAAAGTCTATAGTCTCCTATTTGCCTGATAATGAGTATCTTCTAAAATGGATGAAAGTAAAGGATGCTGTGATGTATTTCAAGGACTTTTATTCTGATTTTGATGAAAAAAAAGCAAAAGAGTTACTCCTATTTATGAATCTTGATGAAAATAGCCCTGTTAAAAACCTTTCAAAAGGAATGAAGGAAAAGTTAAAGCTTACCTTGGTACTTTCAAGAACTGCAAAGCTTTATATACTTGATGAACCACTTGGAGGCGTAGACCCTACTGCTAGAGAAAAAATACTAAATGCTATAATCAATAACTTTAGTGAAAATAGCTCCATGATAATTACTACGCATCTTGTAAATGATATAGAGCGAATTTTCGATGACGTAGCATTTATATCCGATGGTGAGATAATCCTTCAAGGTAATGCAGAAGAATTAAGAATGAAAAGAGCAAAGTCAATTGATGAATTGTATAGGGAGGTATTTCAATAA
- a CDS encoding GntR family transcriptional regulator produces the protein MDTEFNDKTPIYLQIMDLIKMDIVTGKLKSLDKLPSVREMAINLRVNPNTLQRSYQELERLGIVYTQRGTGTFVGEGKNMVDDLKKEMAKEVIDSFILRMKSLGFTTNEIIESVSNETMEVKQNE, from the coding sequence ATGGATACAGAATTTAATGACAAAACGCCTATATATCTGCAAATTATGGACCTTATAAAAATGGACATCGTTACAGGAAAACTAAAATCATTGGATAAATTACCTTCAGTACGGGAAATGGCAATAAATTTGAGGGTAAATCCAAATACACTTCAAAGATCCTATCAAGAACTTGAAAGACTTGGAATTGTTTATACACAAAGAGGCACTGGAACATTCGTGGGGGAGGGGAAAAATATGGTAGATGATTTAAAAAAAGAAATGGCAAAGGAAGTTATAGATTCCTTTATACTTAGAATGAAAAGCTTAGGCTTTACTACTAATGAGATAATTGAATCTGTTTCAAATGAAACCATGGAGGTAAAACAAAATGAATAA
- a CDS encoding response regulator transcription factor has protein sequence MDKEVILVVDDEKEIRDLIGIYLLNDGYSVIKATNGVEALNVLKDEHVDLIILDIMMPIMDGLEACMKIREYRNMPIIMLSAKSEDMDKIMGLTTGADDYVSKPFNPLELIARVKSQLRRYMRVDVIEEKDESIIEVDDLYINTNTHEIKIGDKDVRLTPREFDILLLIAKNRGIVFSVKKIYETVWKEEFMESDNTIMVHIRKIREKIEENPRKPRFIKTIWGVGYKIEN, from the coding sequence ATGGACAAAGAAGTTATTTTGGTGGTTGATGATGAAAAAGAAATTAGAGATTTAATAGGTATATACCTATTAAATGATGGCTATAGTGTTATTAAGGCTACTAATGGAGTAGAAGCCTTAAATGTTTTAAAAGATGAACATGTAGATTTAATTATACTTGATATCATGATGCCTATTATGGATGGACTAGAAGCTTGCATGAAGATAAGAGAATATAGAAATATGCCAATTATTATGCTCTCAGCTAAAAGTGAGGATATGGATAAAATCATGGGACTTACTACAGGTGCAGATGATTATGTTTCTAAACCATTTAATCCGCTTGAACTAATAGCAAGGGTAAAATCTCAATTGCGAAGGTATATGAGGGTAGATGTAATCGAAGAAAAGGATGAGAGTATAATTGAGGTAGACGATTTATATATAAATACAAATACCCATGAGATTAAAATTGGTGATAAAGATGTAAGACTTACACCTAGAGAATTTGATATACTGCTCCTTATTGCAAAAAACAGAGGCATAGTTTTTAGTGTAAAGAAAATATATGAAACTGTGTGGAAAGAAGAATTTATGGAATCAGATAACACCATAATGGTTCACATAAGAAAGATAAGAGAAAAAATAGAAGAAAATCCAAGAAAACCAAGATTTATTAAAACTATTTGGGGAGTAGGTTACAAAATTGAAAACTAA
- a CDS encoding sensor histidine kinase yields the protein MKTKFVEIIKGIFGPFISISLSIGDKVKKSIRFELILIFAMCLLVAIIIGSTSNKLLETKHQHIKTDYSQSIEKVSNQLLNIANNINDKNISINDKLELQKILNQFKHDSGELNAKIYEHDIDSKLPSVFISFLSFLIIFYFITNKKMKYIEIVSIGLLEISKGNLDYRIKKHGKDELAILADNINYMAEELKAKIESERKAEKTKNDLITNVSHDLRTPLTSIKGYLELIKNKKYTQENQLDQYANISYNQAERLELLINDLFEYTKLANSAVVFDRQNIALNELLDQLIEELVPIFENTTVTISKEFIKEKVIVNVDPGKVARVFENLLINAIRYSIKPSDIRVILTVDNGFSLVSIKNKCEEISEDNLSKIFDRFYRVEQSRSSDTGGSGLGLAIAKSMVELQQGFIEAKYEDGYISFNVKFKIINDKS from the coding sequence TTGAAAACTAAATTTGTTGAAATAATTAAAGGTATCTTCGGACCATTTATAAGTATATCATTGTCAATTGGGGATAAAGTGAAAAAAAGTATAAGATTTGAATTAATTTTAATTTTTGCTATGTGTCTTTTAGTAGCTATTATTATTGGAAGCACATCTAATAAATTGCTAGAAACAAAACATCAACATATAAAAACAGATTACAGTCAAAGTATAGAAAAGGTATCAAATCAGCTTCTGAACATTGCAAACAATATTAACGACAAAAATATAAGCATAAATGATAAATTAGAATTGCAGAAAATTTTAAATCAGTTTAAACATGATAGTGGGGAGCTTAATGCTAAAATTTATGAACATGATATTGATAGTAAGTTACCATCAGTATTTATTTCATTTTTATCTTTCTTAATAATTTTTTATTTTATAACTAATAAAAAGATGAAATATATAGAAATTGTTTCTATAGGGCTTTTGGAAATATCTAAAGGCAATTTAGATTATAGGATAAAAAAACATGGAAAAGATGAGTTAGCAATACTTGCGGATAATATAAACTATATGGCTGAAGAACTTAAAGCTAAAATAGAAAGTGAAAGAAAAGCAGAAAAAACAAAGAATGATTTAATAACAAATGTTTCCCATGACCTTCGAACACCATTAACATCAATTAAAGGATATTTGGAACTTATAAAAAATAAAAAATATACGCAGGAAAATCAGTTGGATCAGTATGCAAATATATCTTATAATCAAGCAGAAAGGCTTGAACTGTTAATTAATGACCTATTTGAATATACAAAACTTGCAAATAGTGCAGTAGTGTTTGATAGACAAAATATCGCATTAAATGAGCTGCTTGACCAACTAATTGAAGAGTTAGTACCAATTTTTGAGAATACCACTGTGACTATATCAAAGGAATTTATAAAAGAAAAAGTAATTGTTAATGTAGATCCGGGTAAAGTTGCACGGGTGTTTGAAAATCTATTGATAAATGCTATAAGATATAGCATTAAACCTAGCGATATAAGGGTAATACTTACTGTGGATAATGGTTTTTCATTAGTATCTATTAAAAATAAATGCGAAGAAATAAGTGAAGATAATTTAAGTAAAATATTTGATAGATTTTATAGAGTAGAGCAGTCAAGATCATCTGATACTGGAGGAAGTGGTCTTGGGCTTGCGATTGCTAAAAGTATGGTAGAATTACAGCAGGGATTTATAGAAGCGAAGTATGAAGACGGTTATATAAGTTTTAATGTAAAATTCAAGATTATAAACGATAAATCTTAA
- a CDS encoding ABC transporter ATP-binding protein, producing the protein MEKVLEVQGLTKLYSNGRGVVDISFEVYKGDVFGFLGPNGAGKTTVMKSITGLNMFTKGRVEILGFDLKTQFEKALGKVGAIIETADLYEYMSAYYNLKIASRFYKNMEKYSIDEILDIVQLTEFKNEKVSKFSLGMKQRLALALALISKPELVILDEPTNGLDIEGTIAMRNLIIELATRKGITFFISSHLVHEIELMCNRVAIINNGKLINNGEHIKNIKEKYASLEDFYMNEVKNARGGIDE; encoded by the coding sequence ATGGAAAAAGTATTAGAGGTACAGGGACTCACTAAACTTTATAGCAATGGTAGGGGTGTAGTGGATATAAGCTTTGAAGTTTATAAAGGAGATGTATTTGGATTTCTCGGACCCAATGGTGCAGGTAAAACAACAGTAATGAAGTCTATTACTGGACTAAATATGTTTACAAAGGGAAGAGTTGAAATTTTAGGCTTTGATTTAAAAACACAGTTTGAAAAGGCTTTAGGAAAAGTAGGTGCTATTATTGAAACCGCAGATCTCTATGAATATATGAGTGCTTATTATAATTTAAAAATTGCTTCAAGGTTTTATAAAAACATGGAAAAATACAGTATAGATGAAATACTTGATATAGTTCAATTAACGGAATTTAAAAATGAAAAAGTATCAAAATTTTCATTGGGAATGAAACAGAGGCTAGCTTTAGCATTAGCGCTTATATCTAAACCAGAATTAGTAATTTTAGATGAACCTACTAATGGACTTGATATAGAAGGTACCATTGCAATGAGAAACCTTATAATAGAACTCGCTACGCGAAAAGGAATAACATTTTTCATATCCAGTCACCTTGTGCATGAAATAGAACTGATGTGCAATAGAGTAGCAATAATTAATAATGGAAAACTTATAAATAATGGGGAACACATTAAAAATATAAAAGAAAAATATGCCTCTTTGGAGGATTTTTATATGAATGAAGTCAAAAATGCACGGGGTGGAATTGATGAATAA
- a CDS encoding ABC transporter permease gives MNNLKANIINEVQKLFLKKKITVFLIITAIICFLSAFFISSIQQKLVFVAIDSVSFPLMTLSIFTNIFLPLFIFMTVAELFSGEVGDKSLKLVLIRPITRLKIFISKNAAIAIYIIINLAVVFVVSIFSSMLLNGKSGFNVPQIMFAYFIDVIPAVVLALFASFIAQFFKSSSGAIITCILSFIGIKLLSLFVSGINNIVFTSYLNWYSIWTLGQFNFLSIINTLFMVLSFGVIFFTIGYYFFDKKEV, from the coding sequence ATGAATAACCTTAAAGCTAATATAATAAATGAAGTACAAAAGCTTTTTCTAAAGAAAAAAATAACAGTATTCTTGATAATTACAGCTATAATATGTTTTTTATCAGCATTTTTTATTTCTAGTATTCAACAAAAACTAGTATTTGTTGCAATAGATTCTGTAAGCTTCCCATTAATGACATTAAGTATATTTACTAATATATTTTTACCTTTATTTATATTTATGACAGTAGCAGAATTGTTTTCAGGGGAAGTGGGGGATAAGTCATTAAAATTAGTTCTCATAAGACCTATTACTAGATTAAAAATTTTCATTTCAAAAAATGCAGCCATAGCTATATATATAATCATAAACTTAGCTGTTGTATTTGTTGTATCGATATTTTCAAGTATGCTTTTAAATGGAAAATCTGGTTTTAATGTACCCCAAATTATGTTTGCATATTTTATCGATGTGATCCCAGCAGTAGTTTTAGCTTTGTTTGCCTCTTTTATAGCACAGTTTTTCAAAAGCAGCAGTGGAGCTATAATTACCTGCATTTTGTCTTTTATTGGAATTAAGTTACTATCACTATTTGTAAGTGGAATAAATAATATTGTGTTTACTTCTTATTTAAACTGGTACTCAATATGGACATTAGGCCAATTTAATTTTCTAAGTATAATTAATACATTATTTATGGTATTGTCTTTCGGAGTAATCTTTTTTACAATTGGGTATTATTTTTTTGATAAGAAAGAAGTATAA
- a CDS encoding pyrimidine/purine nucleoside phosphorylase produces MFKTNEYFDGNVKSMSFNTAEGPATIGLMAVGEFEFGTSSKEIMTITSGKLQVKLPGSDEWKSYKQNETFIIEANKKFAVIAKEEISYLCLYK; encoded by the coding sequence ATGTTTAAAACTAATGAATATTTTGACGGAAATGTAAAATCAATGAGTTTTAACACAGCTGAAGGTCCAGCAACAATTGGACTTATGGCTGTAGGGGAATTTGAATTTGGAACCTCATCAAAAGAAATAATGACAATTACAAGCGGAAAACTACAAGTAAAACTTCCTGGTAGCGATGAATGGAAATCATATAAACAAAATGAAACCTTTATAATTGAAGCAAATAAAAAATTTGCTGTAATTGCCAAAGAAGAAATTTCATATCTTTGTTTATATAAATAA
- the proC gene encoding pyrroline-5-carboxylate reductase — MNKIIGFIGCGNMGGAMIGGILNANLVAPSSIIVGDLNEKSLAESTLTYGIKTTTDNNEVAKISDIIVLSVKPNLYPIVIKQIKDQIKEDVIIVTIAAGKAIKSTEEMFGRKLKIVRVMPNTPALVGAGMSAICPSEMVTKAELSEIVKIFESFGKAEIVDEKLMDIVTAVSGSSPAFVYMFVEAMADAAVLGGMPRNQAYTFAAQAVLGSAKMVLETGKHPGALKDMVCSPGGTTIEGVAALEEKGFRNAIISAVRKTTQKSIELSK, encoded by the coding sequence ATGAATAAAATAATAGGATTTATCGGATGCGGCAACATGGGTGGAGCAATGATTGGTGGGATATTAAATGCTAATTTAGTAGCACCTAGCAGTATTATTGTAGGTGACTTAAATGAAAAGAGTTTAGCTGAATCTACCCTAACATATGGTATAAAGACTACTACAGATAATAATGAAGTGGCTAAAATTTCTGATATTATTGTATTATCAGTAAAACCAAACTTATATCCCATAGTAATAAAACAAATAAAAGACCAAATTAAAGAAGATGTAATAATTGTTACTATTGCAGCTGGGAAAGCTATTAAAAGCACAGAAGAGATGTTTGGTCGAAAACTTAAGATAGTTAGAGTAATGCCTAACACTCCAGCACTTGTAGGTGCTGGAATGTCTGCAATTTGTCCCAGTGAAATGGTAACAAAAGCAGAACTTTCTGAGATAGTTAAAATATTTGAAAGCTTTGGGAAAGCAGAAATAGTTGATGAGAAATTAATGGATATAGTAACTGCGGTCAGTGGTTCATCTCCAGCTTTTGTATACATGTTCGTTGAAGCAATGGCTGATGCAGCAGTCTTAGGTGGAATGCCTAGAAATCAAGCTTACACCTTTGCAGCTCAAGCGGTGCTTGGTTCTGCCAAAATGGTACTAGAAACGGGAAAACATCCTGGTGCTTTAAAGGACATGGTATGCTCTCCAGGTGGAACTACTATAGAAGGTGTAGCTGCTCTTGAAGAAAAAGGCTTTAGAAATGCAATTATTTCAGCTGTTAGAAAAACAACTCAAAAATCTATCGAATTATCTAAATAA
- the hypD gene encoding trans-4-hydroxy-L-proline dehydratase: protein MMTERVRKLREQSLRAIPHISMERAIIVDEVYKKYEGTVSIPVLRALVLKEIMLKKQLCINDGELIVGERGEAPASTCTYPELCCHTLQDFDVMDARERISFKVDTESRKIQEDLIIPAWEKKSMRYRILENMTEQWKDCYVAGMFTEFMEQRGPGHTSGDDKIFKRGFLDFKVDIAEAISKLDFYNDDEALDKKNQLEAMDIACDSVIILGHRYSAYAKELAQKEADPIRKKELLEIAEICTHVPEHAPRNFREALQMYWFAHICVISELNPWDAYNPGRLDQHLNPFYEVEIENGELTKEEAIEFLECFWVKFNNQPAPPKVGITLKESGTYTDFANINIGGVKADGLDGVNDVSYLLLYVVDEMQLLQPSSNVQISKKSPQKFVKAACAISRKGLGQPSMFNADAVAQELVNAGKSLEDARCGGTSGCVEAGAFGKEAYILTGYFNLPKVMEITLNNGTDLMTGKKLGIETGEASEFETYNELFEAYKKQLKHFIDIKMRGNRVIERLYATLMPEPFLSVLTSDCISKGKDYNAGGARYNTNYIQGVGIGTITDAFTAIKKHVFEDKNITMNELMEAMKTDFNGHEDILKLLKSKTPKYGNDDDYADDVMKEIFNSYYKEVTGRKNGKGGEYRIDMLPTTCHVYFGSVIGATPNGRKAFMPVSEGISPDKGADVNGPTAVLKSAAKMDHLKTGGTLLNQKFTPAVVEGEDGLNNLSNLVRSYFRLDGHHIQFNIVSSDTLLAAQKNPDDYNDLIVRVAGYSDYFNNLDKVLQDEIIGRTDQSFGGCGC, encoded by the coding sequence ATGATGACTGAAAGAGTAAGAAAGTTAAGGGAACAAAGTTTACGTGCAATCCCTCACATTTCTATGGAAAGAGCAATAATAGTTGATGAAGTTTACAAGAAATATGAGGGTACCGTTTCAATTCCCGTTCTTCGCGCATTAGTTTTGAAAGAGATTATGTTAAAAAAGCAACTTTGCATTAATGATGGTGAATTAATTGTTGGTGAAAGAGGAGAGGCACCTGCTTCAACTTGCACCTATCCTGAATTATGTTGCCATACCTTGCAGGATTTTGATGTTATGGATGCTAGGGAGCGAATATCCTTTAAGGTTGACACAGAAAGCAGAAAAATTCAAGAGGATTTAATCATACCTGCTTGGGAAAAGAAATCCATGAGATACAGAATACTTGAAAACATGACTGAGCAGTGGAAAGACTGCTATGTAGCAGGAATGTTTACAGAATTTATGGAGCAAAGAGGACCAGGTCATACAAGTGGTGATGATAAAATATTTAAAAGGGGTTTTTTGGATTTTAAAGTTGATATAGCTGAAGCTATTTCAAAACTAGACTTTTATAATGATGATGAAGCTCTTGATAAAAAAAACCAGTTGGAAGCAATGGATATAGCTTGTGACTCAGTGATTATTTTAGGACATCGCTATAGCGCTTATGCAAAGGAACTTGCGCAAAAAGAAGCCGATCCAATACGAAAAAAGGAACTTTTGGAAATAGCTGAAATTTGTACTCATGTTCCCGAACATGCTCCAAGAAACTTTAGGGAAGCTCTTCAAATGTATTGGTTTGCTCATATATGCGTTATATCTGAATTAAATCCTTGGGATGCATACAATCCAGGAAGACTTGATCAACATTTAAACCCTTTTTATGAAGTGGAAATTGAAAATGGAGAATTAACTAAAGAAGAGGCTATAGAATTCTTAGAATGCTTTTGGGTGAAGTTTAACAATCAACCTGCACCTCCTAAAGTTGGTATAACATTAAAGGAAAGTGGAACCTATACTGACTTTGCAAATATAAACATTGGTGGAGTTAAAGCTGACGGCCTAGATGGAGTCAATGATGTAAGTTATCTTCTACTTTATGTAGTAGATGAAATGCAGCTTTTGCAGCCAAGTTCAAATGTACAAATAAGCAAAAAAAGCCCGCAAAAATTTGTAAAAGCAGCCTGCGCTATATCCCGAAAAGGCTTAGGTCAGCCCTCAATGTTCAATGCTGATGCAGTTGCTCAGGAGCTTGTTAATGCAGGCAAATCATTAGAGGATGCAAGATGCGGAGGTACTAGTGGATGCGTTGAAGCAGGTGCTTTTGGAAAAGAAGCTTATATTTTAACAGGCTACTTCAACCTGCCTAAAGTAATGGAAATTACACTTAACAATGGAACTGATTTAATGACAGGAAAAAAATTAGGTATCGAAACTGGAGAAGCATCGGAATTTGAAACATATAACGAATTATTTGAAGCATATAAAAAACAACTAAAGCACTTTATTGATATAAAAATGAGAGGAAATAGAGTTATTGAAAGATTATATGCAACACTTATGCCAGAACCTTTCCTTTCAGTATTAACTAGCGATTGCATTTCAAAAGGCAAAGATTATAATGCAGGAGGCGCAAGATACAATACTAACTACATTCAAGGTGTTGGTATTGGCACAATTACTGATGCCTTTACAGCTATAAAAAAACATGTGTTTGAAGATAAAAACATTACTATGAATGAATTAATGGAAGCAATGAAGACTGATTTTAATGGGCATGAAGATATATTAAAGCTATTAAAAAGCAAAACTCCCAAATATGGCAATGATGATGATTATGCTGATGATGTTATGAAAGAAATATTTAATTCCTACTATAAAGAAGTAACTGGAAGAAAGAATGGAAAAGGTGGAGAATATAGAATAGATATGCTTCCTACCACCTGTCACGTTTACTTTGGTTCAGTTATTGGAGCTACCCCTAATGGAAGAAAAGCATTTATGCCTGTATCTGAAGGTATTTCTCCTGACAAAGGTGCTGATGTAAACGGTCCAACTGCAGTTCTTAAATCTGCAGCAAAAATGGATCACTTAAAAACTGGAGGAACATTACTCAATCAAAAATTTACGCCAGCTGTTGTAGAAGGTGAAGATGGCTTAAATAATTTATCAAATTTGGTAAGGTCATATTTTAGATTAGATGGTCATCATATTCAATTTAATATTGTAAGCAGTGATACACTACTCGCTGCACAAAAAAATCCAGACGACTATAATGATTTGATAGTAAGAGTTGCAGGATACAGTGATTACTTTAATAACCTAGACAAGGTGCTTCAAGATGAGATAATTGGAAGGACAGATCAATCCTTTGGTGGATGTGGCTGTTAA